A genomic segment from Neisseria perflava encodes:
- the nusB gene encoding transcription antitermination factor NusB — MKSPRRRARELAVQAIYQAGINKTAAPEIAKNIRELSQAPNMDEELFNKLFFGAQTHAEEYMEKISPLLDRDEKDLSPIERAVLLVACHELSTMPETPYPVIINEAIEVTKTFGGTDGHKFVNGILDQLASRIRPDEPRRKG, encoded by the coding sequence ATGAAAAGCCCACGCCGCCGCGCACGCGAGCTTGCCGTACAAGCCATTTATCAAGCAGGCATCAACAAAACCGCCGCTCCCGAAATCGCCAAAAACATCCGCGAACTGTCCCAAGCGCCCAATATGGATGAAGAGCTGTTCAACAAACTGTTTTTCGGCGCACAAACCCATGCCGAAGAATACATGGAAAAAATCAGCCCCCTGCTTGACCGCGACGAAAAAGACCTCAGTCCTATCGAACGCGCCGTTTTGCTGGTTGCCTGCCATGAGCTGAGCACCATGCCTGAAACCCCCTATCCTGTCATCATCAACGAAGCCATCGAAGTTACCAAAACTTTCGGCGGCACCGACGGCCATAAATTCGTCAACGGCATCCTCGACCAGCTGGCTTCCCGCATCCGCCCTGATGAACCGCGCCGCAAAGGCTAA
- a CDS encoding type IV pilin protein — MKHQQGFTLIELLIVVVIAAILAIIAYPSYQNYIRQTRLAAVRTQMLHNAQQLERYYTQKRTFKDFPGNKDFPAKNLQQNQYFNISFSEGTASMPNPSDSGYILKAEPNKETNANETCTVYYNDSGIIWANSDKQNCPGYEIPKSE; from the coding sequence ATGAAACACCAACAAGGCTTCACGCTTATCGAGCTGCTGATAGTCGTTGTGATTGCAGCCATTCTTGCTATCATCGCATATCCGTCTTATCAAAACTATATCCGCCAAACGCGCCTTGCCGCCGTCCGCACGCAGATGCTTCATAACGCCCAACAGCTCGAACGCTACTACACTCAAAAAAGGACATTTAAGGATTTTCCTGGTAATAAGGATTTTCCTGCTAAAAATTTACAGCAGAATCAATATTTCAATATTAGTTTTTCCGAAGGTACAGCTTCTATGCCTAATCCTTCCGATTCAGGTTATATTTTGAAGGCAGAACCTAACAAAGAAACCAACGCTAATGAAACCTGTACCGTTTATTACAACGACAGCGGTATCATCTGGGCAAACAGCGATAAACAAAACTGCCCCGGTTATGAAATACCAAAATCGGAATAA